From Spirosoma aerolatum, one genomic window encodes:
- a CDS encoding universal stress protein produces MKTILLATDFSNHEFWAADYACQLANQLRTHLAIVHAYTPVTLADMHGSVASFTDQERFQAISQLSRLRTRMTSATKGAIDVSIIAFPGDAETAIDTEIARLKPDLLVMGLAGQNPEKARLEGSLATKRIPRTQVPMLLVPPGARYRRVQTIILAVDLSEPIDALALANAKRFAKLFGAALDIVCMEDEPDEALQKAAEGIRKLLADQPHTFSFLPGNDLSIVLDDFRADHKVDLIMMLPRPHTCFQTFLMESNTQHVARQSLVPVLAAI; encoded by the coding sequence ATGAAAACCATCCTGTTGGCCACTGATTTTTCAAACCATGAATTCTGGGCTGCTGACTATGCCTGCCAACTGGCGAATCAGCTTCGTACGCACCTGGCCATTGTTCATGCCTACACACCCGTTACGCTGGCCGACATGCATGGCTCGGTCGCTTCCTTTACTGATCAGGAGCGTTTTCAGGCCATCAGTCAGCTTAGTCGTTTGCGGACACGGATGACTAGTGCAACGAAAGGGGCTATTGATGTATCGATTATTGCGTTTCCGGGTGATGCCGAAACAGCTATTGACACCGAAATCGCCCGGCTAAAACCGGATTTACTGGTGATGGGGCTGGCGGGTCAAAATCCGGAGAAGGCTCGCCTGGAGGGAAGTCTGGCTACGAAACGTATTCCCCGAACGCAAGTCCCTATGCTGCTGGTGCCACCGGGAGCCCGGTATCGGCGCGTGCAGACAATCATTCTGGCGGTCGATCTGTCGGAGCCTATTGATGCGCTGGCGCTGGCCAATGCCAAACGTTTTGCCAAACTTTTCGGGGCCGCACTGGACATCGTCTGTATGGAAGATGAACCGGACGAAGCCCTCCAGAAAGCTGCCGAAGGCATCCGTAAATTACTGGCCGATCAACCCCATACGTTTAGTTTTTTACCCGGAAATGATCTGAGTATTGTGCTGGACGATTTTCGGGCCGATCATAAAGTTGACCTGATCATGATGCTGCCCAGGCCGCATACCTGTTTCCAGACCTTCCTAATGGAAAGTAATACGCAGCATGTGGCCCGTCAGAGTCTGGTGCCGGTGCTGGCGGCCATCTAG
- a CDS encoding phosphoketolase family protein: MKVIEAPNVHQTTAVRQSTTLPMVTYLYFTSSIRMNQTIVPSTVEPSPQRLTNVHRYWQATNYLGAAQLYLRDNFLLERPLEASDIKPRLLGHWGTQPGLNLVYTHLNRLIQDTNAELLMVVGPGHGAPAILANLYLEGTMGEFYPEFRVGMDGMSELIRQFSWPYGLPSHLVPGTPGQIQEGGELGYCLSHAFGAALDNPDLLVACVVGDGEAETGPLAAAWHSNKYLNPATSGAVLPILHANGYKLSGPTIYGRMSQPELSSLFTGYGYQVRFVGGSDPMQVHAAMWQAINWAYEEIQAIQHRARMGLLTGVPTWPMIILQTPKGWTCPLTVDGKPIENTSHAHQLPVADPAGQPAQLAVLEGWLRSYRPQDLFDSLGRPFANVLATCPTGSRRMGMNAHANGGQQLVPLQLPDYTSYAVPVTSPGSVTDEGTHTLALYLRDVFCLNESARNFRVVCPDETTSNRMAPLFQATQRAWMGTMTETDEFLSPDGRVMEILSEHTCEGWLEGYLLTGRHGLFGCYEAFIPLVDSMLNQYAKWLKVSRETSWRKPLASLNYLLTSHVWRQDHNGYTHQAPGFINLVVEKKSEMARVYLPPDSNCLLAVADHCLRSRDYINLIVASKARQAQWLTIDEARAHCSRGMSDWEWAGNATGHQPDVVLACAGDVPTNETVAAAAILTEHLPELRVRVVNVVDLLTMQSPDRHPHGFPEAAFVQLFTESRPVVFAFHGYPTLIHELLHHRTNPTRFHVRGYMEEGRTTTPFDMLVLNNMSRYQLVLAALEHLSKRTDTQKLTDWCYQKLDQHKAYIRREGVDMPEVRS, from the coding sequence ATGAAAGTCATAGAAGCACCTAATGTCCATCAGACTACCGCCGTCCGTCAGTCGACAACTTTGCCAATGGTAACCTACCTCTATTTTACATCCTCAATACGAATGAACCAGACTATCGTTCCCTCTACCGTCGAGCCTTCTCCCCAACGATTGACGAATGTACATCGTTATTGGCAGGCGACTAATTACCTTGGTGCGGCTCAGCTTTATCTGCGTGATAATTTCCTGCTGGAGCGACCGCTGGAAGCATCCGATATTAAACCGCGCCTGCTGGGGCACTGGGGTACGCAGCCAGGGCTGAACCTGGTGTACACGCATCTGAATCGACTGATTCAGGATACCAACGCGGAGTTGCTTATGGTCGTTGGGCCGGGTCATGGAGCGCCCGCTATTCTGGCGAACCTTTACCTCGAAGGAACAATGGGTGAGTTTTACCCGGAGTTTAGGGTAGGTATGGACGGGATGAGCGAACTAATTCGGCAATTCTCCTGGCCTTATGGCTTGCCGAGCCATCTGGTGCCGGGCACACCCGGACAGATTCAGGAAGGAGGTGAGCTGGGGTATTGCCTGTCGCACGCGTTTGGCGCGGCTCTGGATAATCCTGATTTGCTGGTTGCCTGTGTTGTTGGCGATGGGGAGGCCGAAACCGGGCCACTGGCAGCCGCCTGGCATTCGAACAAGTACCTTAATCCGGCCACCTCGGGGGCTGTATTGCCCATTCTGCACGCAAACGGGTATAAACTGTCCGGACCGACCATTTATGGCCGCATGAGCCAGCCTGAGTTGTCCAGTCTGTTTACGGGCTATGGGTATCAAGTTCGGTTTGTTGGCGGGAGCGATCCGATGCAGGTTCATGCGGCTATGTGGCAGGCCATAAACTGGGCCTATGAAGAAATTCAGGCCATTCAGCATCGGGCACGTATGGGATTGCTAACGGGTGTACCCACATGGCCAATGATCATTCTGCAAACGCCCAAAGGATGGACCTGCCCGTTGACTGTCGATGGAAAACCAATCGAGAATACCTCGCATGCGCACCAGTTGCCTGTTGCCGATCCGGCTGGTCAGCCTGCCCAACTAGCTGTTCTGGAGGGTTGGCTTCGGAGTTACCGCCCACAGGATTTGTTCGATAGTCTGGGGCGTCCATTTGCCAATGTGCTGGCGACCTGCCCCACGGGTTCCCGGCGTATGGGTATGAATGCCCACGCCAATGGAGGCCAGCAACTCGTGCCGCTGCAACTACCCGATTATACGTCGTATGCTGTGCCGGTTACCTCGCCCGGAAGCGTTACCGACGAAGGTACGCATACGCTCGCATTGTACCTGCGCGATGTGTTTTGCCTGAATGAATCGGCCCGGAATTTTCGGGTGGTGTGCCCCGACGAAACCACGTCGAACCGAATGGCTCCTCTTTTTCAGGCTACGCAGCGGGCCTGGATGGGTACCATGACCGAAACCGACGAGTTTTTGTCGCCCGATGGCCGGGTGATGGAAATCCTGAGCGAGCATACCTGCGAAGGCTGGCTGGAAGGGTATCTGCTCACCGGGCGGCATGGGTTATTTGGCTGCTACGAAGCATTCATACCGCTGGTCGATTCGATGCTGAATCAGTATGCCAAATGGTTGAAAGTGAGCAGGGAAACCTCTTGGCGGAAACCCTTGGCGTCGCTCAACTATCTGCTGACGTCGCACGTCTGGCGGCAGGACCATAACGGCTATACGCATCAGGCGCCGGGTTTTATTAACTTGGTAGTTGAAAAGAAAAGCGAAATGGCGCGGGTGTATCTGCCCCCGGATAGTAACTGCTTGCTGGCCGTGGCCGACCACTGCCTGCGAAGCCGCGATTATATAAATCTGATTGTAGCGTCTAAAGCCAGGCAGGCCCAATGGCTAACCATTGACGAAGCACGCGCTCATTGCAGCCGGGGTATGTCGGACTGGGAGTGGGCAGGTAATGCTACAGGGCATCAACCCGATGTGGTGCTGGCCTGCGCTGGCGATGTACCGACCAACGAAACAGTAGCAGCTGCCGCTATTTTAACGGAACACCTGCCCGAATTGCGGGTTCGGGTGGTCAATGTAGTTGATCTGCTGACCATGCAGTCGCCGGATCGGCATCCGCATGGGTTTCCTGAAGCGGCTTTTGTACAGCTTTTTACGGAGAGCCGACCCGTGGTGTTTGCCTTTCATGGGTATCCAACACTCATTCATGAACTGCTGCACCATCGGACTAATCCGACCCGGTTTCATGTGCGGGGTTATATGGAGGAAGGCCGTACGACAACCCCTTTCGATATGCTGGTGCTGAACAATATGAGCCGGTACCAACTGGTGCTGGCAGCACTGGAGCATCTGAGTAAACGTACCGACACCCAGAAACTAACAGACTGGTGCTATCAGAAGCTGGACCAGCACAAAGCCTACATTCGGCGGGAGGGAGTCGATATGCCCGAAGTCAGAAGCTAG
- a CDS encoding fibronectin type III domain-containing protein — translation MNSLIRFGLLGLALLATISLFAQSNAPANLKATATTYNQIDLAWDDKSTNETKFEIERIGLTGSFIKIGEASANSPSYQDKTVTSLNTYSYRVRAVFVTSTSTYSNTLTVSTPQEPPGTPTGLTATLQNGSVVLSWSNGSGGTATSYRVERSVQGGAYSLYQTVQYSRTPGLTDNGVQGGQQYCYRVQAINGGGSSGYAGPTCQTIPLSPTNIKNLIATTVSSSSIKLNWTPYGKESGITIERRKGQSGNFDKIKDWLADSGEFIDTGLESNTEYCYRIGESGHDYSATVCKTTSQSVPTAPARMQAQAIAYNRIDLQWADLSSNESRFEIERATGGSTASYTKIADVGPNTQTYSDQSVQANTQYCYRVRAVNDAGNSGYNDPPACTTTPAPPAGIPQNVKAVATSTTQISLSWDAVSGASGYQLERSLNGTDGWQQIGPSPATATTFVDNGRSPNTRYYYRVRALNSAGAPGDYSGVVNAITPDVPPADPARLTITAFTYNQVSLQWADLSGNETGFQVDRSPDGTSWTKIGDVAQNATTYTDQSVAPQTHYYYRVRAVNAAGLSNPSNTVDVTTPVGPPIAAQDLKATATSTTQISLSWSAIPNAVTIVIERSPDGAGSWNPLTTVAGTTTTYTDNGLTPNTRYYYRIRATNVSGTGPNSNVADALTPDVPPKEPAGLTAKVISTSQINLSWTDQSTNESGFELERATGTNGSFQKIADLPANTTTYEDKALADNTQYCYRVRAKNAAGPSAYTDPACATTPLAPPGTPVNLTAEVVDYDQVKLNWPAVSASAVNVRIERSTSPSGPFQEIKTVPASQTTYTDAGLQEFTTYYYRIQASNTAGSSGFSNVAQAQIKEILIAVEDEWLSQTQVFVADQTLHIQTDWHQSSQALIQLHSLAGRVHLNDSRRVLPAAAWTYALGQLPTGVYIVAIHVEGRIFTKRILLP, via the coding sequence ATGAACTCATTGATACGTTTTGGGTTGCTGGGGCTGGCCCTGCTGGCTACCATCTCCCTGTTCGCTCAATCCAACGCCCCAGCCAATCTGAAGGCAACCGCTACGACCTATAACCAGATCGACCTGGCCTGGGACGACAAATCGACCAACGAAACCAAGTTCGAGATCGAACGTATAGGCCTAACCGGCAGCTTCATCAAGATTGGGGAAGCCTCCGCCAACTCGCCATCGTATCAGGATAAAACCGTTACGAGCCTGAATACCTATAGCTACCGAGTTCGGGCCGTATTTGTGACCAGTACCTCTACTTACTCCAATACACTCACCGTTAGCACCCCTCAGGAGCCACCCGGAACGCCTACAGGTCTGACGGCCACCTTGCAGAATGGCAGTGTAGTTCTTAGCTGGAGTAACGGCTCTGGCGGGACAGCTACCAGCTACCGGGTCGAACGGTCGGTACAGGGCGGAGCGTATAGCCTCTACCAGACCGTTCAGTACAGCCGAACCCCTGGCCTGACCGACAACGGTGTTCAGGGCGGTCAGCAGTATTGTTACCGGGTACAAGCTATCAACGGGGGTGGTTCGTCGGGCTATGCTGGCCCCACCTGTCAGACCATCCCGCTATCGCCAACGAATATCAAAAACCTAATCGCCACCACGGTAAGCAGTAGTTCGATTAAACTAAACTGGACACCCTATGGCAAAGAGTCGGGCATTACCATCGAACGACGTAAAGGCCAATCGGGCAATTTCGACAAGATCAAAGACTGGCTGGCCGATAGTGGCGAATTTATCGATACGGGTCTGGAGTCGAACACTGAATACTGCTACCGAATCGGTGAAAGTGGACACGACTATTCGGCCACCGTCTGTAAAACGACCTCTCAGAGCGTTCCGACGGCTCCGGCCCGCATGCAGGCGCAGGCAATTGCCTATAACCGAATCGATCTGCAATGGGCCGACCTGAGTAGCAATGAATCCCGCTTCGAGATTGAACGAGCCACGGGCGGCTCAACGGCCTCGTATACCAAAATCGCAGATGTAGGCCCGAACACGCAGACATACAGTGACCAGAGCGTTCAGGCCAATACCCAATACTGCTACCGGGTACGAGCGGTCAACGATGCCGGAAATAGTGGTTATAACGATCCGCCTGCCTGTACGACCACCCCGGCTCCTCCCGCTGGCATTCCCCAAAACGTAAAGGCTGTAGCGACGTCTACTACGCAGATTAGTCTGTCCTGGGATGCTGTATCGGGTGCCAGTGGGTATCAACTCGAACGAAGTCTGAATGGGACGGATGGCTGGCAACAGATCGGCCCCTCCCCTGCTACAGCCACTACCTTTGTCGACAATGGACGAAGCCCCAATACCCGCTACTACTATCGCGTGCGGGCGCTGAACAGTGCGGGGGCACCAGGTGATTACTCCGGCGTTGTGAATGCGATTACGCCCGATGTGCCGCCTGCCGATCCGGCCCGGCTCACCATTACAGCGTTTACCTACAATCAGGTGAGTCTGCAGTGGGCAGATCTGTCTGGCAATGAAACAGGGTTCCAGGTTGACCGTAGCCCAGACGGCACGAGCTGGACCAAAATCGGGGATGTGGCTCAAAATGCGACAACGTATACCGATCAGAGTGTGGCTCCGCAAACGCATTACTATTACCGGGTGCGGGCAGTCAACGCGGCAGGTTTATCCAATCCTTCCAATACGGTCGATGTTACAACGCCCGTTGGTCCACCCATTGCGGCTCAGGACTTGAAGGCTACGGCGACATCTACTACACAAATTAGCCTAAGCTGGAGTGCCATACCGAATGCAGTTACGATTGTTATCGAGCGCAGCCCGGATGGTGCTGGCAGTTGGAATCCGCTGACGACGGTAGCCGGAACGACCACCACCTATACCGACAACGGCCTGACACCCAATACCCGCTACTACTACCGAATCCGGGCGACCAACGTCAGTGGAACCGGCCCCAATAGTAATGTAGCCGATGCCCTTACGCCTGATGTACCGCCCAAAGAACCCGCAGGGTTAACCGCCAAAGTAATTTCGACCAGCCAGATCAACCTATCCTGGACTGACCAATCGACGAACGAAAGCGGTTTTGAACTCGAACGGGCTACCGGTACGAACGGTTCGTTCCAGAAAATAGCCGACCTACCCGCCAATACTACCACTTATGAAGACAAGGCATTGGCCGACAACACTCAATACTGTTATCGGGTTCGGGCCAAAAATGCAGCCGGTCCATCGGCCTATACCGATCCGGCTTGTGCAACCACCCCGTTAGCTCCCCCGGGTACACCGGTAAACCTGACGGCCGAAGTGGTCGATTATGATCAGGTCAAACTGAACTGGCCTGCCGTGAGTGCTTCAGCCGTAAATGTCCGTATCGAGCGATCCACGAGTCCATCGGGGCCTTTTCAGGAAATAAAAACCGTTCCAGCTTCCCAAACTACGTATACCGACGCTGGGTTGCAGGAATTCACCACCTATTACTACCGGATTCAGGCCAGCAATACGGCTGGGAGTTCAGGCTTCTCGAACGTTGCTCAGGCTCAGATCAAGGAGATACTGATTGCCGTGGAAGATGAGTGGCTTTCGCAAACGCAGGTGTTTGTGGCCGATCAGACGCTGCATATCCAGACCGACTGGCATCAATCCAGCCAGGCACTTATTCAACTCCATAGCCTGGCCGGACGAGTCCATCTGAATGACAGTCGACGTGTTTTACCGGCGGCTGCCTGGACCTATGCATTGGGACAACTACCAACGGGTGTTTACATCGTCGCCATCCACGTTGAGGGGCGAATCTTTACGAAACGAATCTTACTGCCATGA
- a CDS encoding fibronectin type III domain-containing protein, which yields MIRIAFLLLLALTPALAQRKSRTAPASQGPTSSTLANLAIPDTTRYRTMALSKAYGDSVFVRWAPDNATLWRAANVRGGGYLLTRRSINAEGKLVLDYQKQIRPWTIDQWKQRCGPRDTLAGACVQLLYGKRDRSISTGEITLNKALKQHEQNQYELALVLLEADINARHAQGLGLGYMDKDVKKGTTYVYALLPLVTDQKMPVDLGKTMVRNEAPDPRIPFIELRGESGDRQVRVTWDRKIADMAYTAFLVERSTDGGRTFRRLTKRPWFQPPTKELNLLYAYTDSTARNYQPYQYRVIGITPFGEQSLPSPVLTVRSMDQTPPSRVEKVDVSHLGGSRVRVNWTHLKPPGDLRGYQISKAARIDGPFVELTRKPLSPNQRTFTDTTAIPYQPAFYQVTAIDTSGNESLSLPMYCTFKDTKGPSKPNNLQGYIDTTGFVRIVWDANPEPDLLGYAVVMANDPTHIFTARTSGYLALSLFNDQTELNTLSRRLCYRVIAYDKNHNPSQPSDVLILTRPDRVRPVSPILTRYVASDTAMNLFWARSSSDDVREQLLLRRGAPTERWHEVAKLAPTQTTYTDRSVKPNTAYTYALMAVDSAGLRSDVSPVLDLKTLTLSAQPITNLTTQLSADGKQVVLRWKYPNDLCRFVIYRAGLPSPLRTYNAVNREQTFTDKAVQKGQYEYAVKVIYQDGRESGLSNRVKIDVN from the coding sequence ATGATACGCATTGCTTTTCTCCTTCTGCTTGCCCTTACGCCCGCGTTGGCGCAACGGAAAAGTCGCACCGCACCAGCCTCGCAAGGCCCAACATCGTCGACCCTCGCCAATCTGGCCATACCGGATACTACTCGCTATCGCACTATGGCACTATCCAAAGCCTACGGCGACTCTGTGTTCGTACGCTGGGCACCCGACAATGCGACGCTCTGGCGGGCCGCCAACGTACGGGGTGGTGGGTATTTACTTACGCGCCGGAGCATAAACGCCGAAGGCAAACTGGTGCTCGACTATCAGAAACAGATTCGCCCCTGGACCATTGACCAATGGAAACAGCGTTGCGGTCCACGTGATACCTTGGCTGGTGCCTGTGTACAATTGCTGTACGGAAAGCGGGACCGGAGTATATCAACTGGCGAAATAACGCTCAATAAAGCCCTAAAACAGCACGAGCAGAATCAGTACGAACTAGCCCTGGTCTTGCTGGAGGCCGACATCAATGCCCGTCATGCGCAGGGTCTGGGTCTGGGGTATATGGATAAAGACGTAAAGAAGGGGACAACCTATGTGTATGCGCTCCTACCGTTAGTGACTGATCAGAAGATGCCCGTTGATCTAGGAAAAACGATGGTACGCAATGAGGCTCCTGATCCACGGATACCGTTTATTGAACTTCGGGGCGAATCAGGTGACCGACAAGTGCGAGTGACCTGGGATCGAAAAATTGCCGATATGGCCTATACCGCTTTCCTGGTCGAACGTAGCACGGATGGGGGACGTACGTTTCGACGACTCACCAAACGCCCCTGGTTTCAGCCACCAACTAAAGAGTTGAATTTGTTATATGCCTATACCGACTCAACAGCCCGTAATTATCAGCCTTATCAATACCGCGTTATCGGTATCACACCCTTCGGCGAGCAAAGTCTGCCGTCGCCAGTATTGACCGTTCGCAGTATGGATCAGACCCCGCCTTCCCGTGTTGAAAAGGTAGATGTTTCCCACCTGGGCGGAAGCCGTGTCCGAGTAAACTGGACGCATCTGAAACCACCGGGCGATCTGCGAGGCTACCAGATCAGTAAGGCCGCCCGTATCGATGGGCCATTTGTAGAACTTACCCGGAAGCCATTGTCCCCCAATCAGCGAACCTTTACCGATACGACAGCCATTCCGTACCAACCCGCGTTTTATCAGGTCACAGCCATTGATACGTCGGGTAATGAAAGCCTGTCGTTGCCCATGTACTGTACATTCAAGGATACGAAAGGGCCCTCTAAACCCAACAATCTGCAAGGGTATATCGACACAACGGGCTTCGTTCGTATTGTATGGGATGCCAATCCTGAACCAGACTTATTGGGCTATGCCGTCGTGATGGCCAATGACCCGACGCATATTTTTACGGCCCGAACCAGCGGGTATCTGGCGCTCAGCCTGTTCAACGACCAGACCGAACTCAATACACTGAGCAGGCGATTGTGCTACCGGGTCATTGCCTACGATAAAAATCACAACCCCAGCCAACCGTCCGATGTACTGATTCTGACCCGGCCCGACCGAGTGCGCCCGGTCTCTCCTATTCTTACGCGTTACGTTGCCAGCGATACAGCCATGAACCTTTTCTGGGCAAGAAGCAGCAGCGACGATGTCCGTGAACAGTTGCTGCTACGCCGGGGAGCACCTACCGAGCGCTGGCACGAAGTGGCCAAATTAGCGCCCACCCAGACCACCTATACCGACAGGAGTGTAAAGCCGAATACAGCTTATACCTATGCACTCATGGCCGTCGATTCCGCAGGATTACGTTCGGATGTGTCACCTGTACTGGACCTGAAAACATTGACCTTATCTGCTCAACCCATCACGAACCTGACCACCCAGTTATCGGCAGATGGCAAACAGGTGGTGCTTCGCTGGAAATACCCGAATGACCTGTGTCGGTTTGTTATTTACCGAGCTGGTTTACCGTCTCCACTCCGTACCTACAATGCTGTTAACCGCGAGCAGACCTTTACGGACAAGGCGGTACAGAAAGGTCAATATGAATATGCTGTGAAAGTAATCTATCAGGATGGTCGCGAATCGGGTCTCTCCAATCGTGTCAAAATTGACGTCAACTAG
- a CDS encoding NAD(P)-dependent oxidoreductase — MNIAFFSAFSFEKPWFELGTTHQITFIDKPLSLQTVELAKGHQAVCAFANDDLSRPVLLWLKKLGVSVVGMRCVGLDNVDQQAIDELGMTLLTIPGLSPYSVAEQATALVLGLVRHLPEAHDRVQLADFRIDGLVGTDLHGKTVGIIGTGRIGRAFARIMLGFGCKVIAYDLQRDPAQIGAGVQYGLLAELLQQADIVSLHCSLTPLTEYLINDYTLAALKPTAILVNTARGRIVDTAAVLKALDAGQLAGYGADVYERERPYFHYDFSDRDLDDSLLDRLCHHPNVLLTAHQGFLTEETLQQMAQQLLQQFSFYENQKTIHIPHASVC; from the coding sequence ATGAACATTGCTTTTTTCAGCGCATTTTCTTTCGAGAAACCCTGGTTTGAGTTGGGTACTACCCATCAAATTACGTTCATCGACAAGCCCCTAAGTCTGCAAACTGTAGAGCTGGCTAAAGGGCATCAGGCGGTTTGTGCGTTTGCCAATGATGACTTAAGCCGCCCCGTTTTGCTATGGCTAAAAAAGCTGGGCGTATCGGTCGTAGGTATGCGCTGTGTTGGTCTTGATAATGTCGACCAGCAGGCCATAGACGAACTAGGGATGACCCTGCTGACAATTCCCGGACTATCGCCCTATTCAGTAGCTGAACAGGCAACTGCACTAGTGCTAGGGCTTGTTCGGCACTTGCCCGAAGCCCACGATCGGGTGCAACTGGCCGACTTTCGCATCGACGGACTGGTTGGGACTGATCTGCATGGAAAAACCGTTGGGATTATTGGGACTGGTCGTATTGGTCGGGCGTTTGCCAGAATCATGCTAGGCTTTGGCTGCAAGGTGATCGCCTATGACCTGCAACGCGATCCCGCACAGATTGGAGCCGGGGTTCAGTATGGATTACTGGCGGAGCTACTGCAACAGGCCGATATTGTTTCCCTGCATTGCTCGCTTACTCCCCTTACCGAATACCTTATCAACGACTATACACTGGCAGCTCTTAAACCTACGGCCATCTTAGTGAATACAGCGCGGGGGCGGATTGTCGATACGGCGGCTGTTCTGAAGGCACTGGATGCTGGGCAACTGGCTGGCTATGGGGCTGATGTATATGAACGGGAACGGCCCTATTTCCATTACGATTTTTCGGACAGAGATCTTGACGATAGTTTGTTGGATCGGTTATGCCATCACCCGAACGTGCTATTAACGGCCCACCAGGGATTCCTGACCGAAGAAACGCTTCAACAGATGGCTCAGCAGTTGCTCCAACAGTTTTCATTCTATGAAAACCAGAAAACGATTCATATTCCTCATGCATCCGTATGTTGA